The DNA segment GGTGTCGTGCCACCAGAGCACTGATCCATTAGGTCGCCGTCCGGATCCCTCGAGGCTCGCCGACAGTGTCCGATCGAGCGCGAACAGGAGAACCGAATGATTTTTGTTGGAGACGACTGGGCGGAGGATCACCACGACATCCACGTGATGGACGCCGACGGGAAACGGTTGACCTCACGCCGATTACCCGAAGGACTGGCGGGTATCAGTGGGTTTCACGATGTGATTGCCTCGTACGCCCAGGCGCCCGCCGAGGTCGTCGTCGGCATCGAGACCGATCGCGGCTTGTGGGTGTCTGCTCTGGCCGCGGCCGGATACACCGTGTACGCGGTCAATCCGCTCGCTGCTGCGCGCTACCGAGACCGCCACCATGTCTCGGGTGCAAAATCCGACGCCGGCGACGCCAAACTCTTGGCCGACCTCGTGCGCACCGACAGGCACAACCACCGCACCATCGCCGGCGACTCGACCTCGGCCGAGGCGATCAAAGTATTGGCCCGCGGACATCAGAATCTGATCTGGTCCCGTAACCGGCAGACCAACGCGTTGCGCTCGTCCTTGCGCGAGTACTACCCCGCCGCACTCGAGGCCTTCGACAGTCTTCATCACGGCGACGCCGTCGCGGTGCTCTCGCGTGCCGCCTCGCCCGCCGAAGCATCTCACCTGAGCGCAGCGACGATCCGATCGATCCTGAAAAAAGCTGGGAGACAACGCAATATCGAATCACGCGCTGAAGAAATTCGCGTTGCATTGCGTACCGACCATCTCACGGCACCACCTCCTGTTGCCGCTGCGTTCGCCGCCACCACCCGCTCGGCGGTGGCGCTGATCGCGGAGTTGAACCGTCAGATCGTCGACCTCGAAGCCCAACTGACCCGCCATTTTGAAACACACCCGGACGCCGCTATCTACCTCTCCCTGCCAGGAATCGGTGTCATCCTCGGCGCCCGGGTGCTCGGTGAATTCGGCGACGACGTCGCCCGCTACACCAACGCCAAGTCTCGCAAGAATTACGCCGGTACGTCACCCCTGACAGTTGCGTCGGGCAAGAAGCGGGCCGTACTGGCTCGTCATATCCGCAACCGGCGGCTCTACGATGCCATCGACCAGTGGGCGTTCTGCGCCCTCAACCAGAGTCCGGGCGCACGCGCGTTCTACGACCACCACCGCGCTGCCGGAGACCTCCACCACCAAGCGCTCCGCGCACTCGGCAACAGACTTGTCGGGCTCCTGCACGGGTGCCTACGTCACCACACCGAATACGACGAACACACCGCTTGGGCACACCGCACCGGGCAACAACCAGCCGCAGCTTGACAAGTTACGGACCCGGGATGTCTAGGGCACCGATTCAGTTCGCCTCGACAGCAATCTTTCAGCTAATATCTAGACCTGGACGGTGTCGAATTCGCAGACGATGCCGGCTGCCGGATGCGAGGCCACCCCCCGCAAAGCACGACAGGCCTCGCATCCGGACTCGACCGCATCACGTCGCCTCTGCGATCCAGACTCGTCCAGCTCATGAGACAGAGGGGTAGTCGAGATGTATTCGGTGTTGATATTCGCGATCGTGGCTGCGCTTGCATTGATGGCGCTGTCGCTGGTCACGTTGATCGTCGGCGAATCGATCCGAATGATTCGGCACATCGCTCAGGACCGGCCAAGCGCCACCCAACGCGGATTTCGACCGTGAACAGCAGAGCGGGCTTATCGAAGCCGCCGGACGGTTACCATTTGGTTACTGAAATGTCGGCTACCGCCGCGGGACAAGTTGGGTTCACATGATCAGAGGGAAGACAAAGGTGCCGGTCGAAGACGGATCGTTCGCGGCCAGGTTGAACAAGCTGTTCGACACGGTCCATCCACCGGGACGTCGGCCTCACACCAATGCCGAGGTCGCACAGGGGCTGGCCGACGCGGGCCATCGCATCTCCAAACCGTATATTTCGCAGCTTCGATCCGGACACAGGACCAACCCGTCGGAGGAGACCGTGACAGCGTTGGCGCGGTTCTTCAAGGTACGGGCGGATTATTTCTACGACCCGGTCTATCAGGATGCGGTCGATCGCGATCTCGAAATGCTCGCGCAATTGCGGAATCAGGGCCTGCGGCGACTGTCGGCACGCGCATTCGACCTGTCCGACGAATCGCAGAGCCTGCTGACCTCGATGGCCGAAAAGCTACGCGCAAGCGAAGGATTGCCCGCGGTGCCACCGGACAGCACCCCGTAGCGCTCGCTGCCTGGCCGGCCCCGTCCGCTACCGAGCAGTCGTGTCGGTAGCGGAGTCCGGTGATGTCGAGTCGTCGAGCGCGGCGGTGGACGTCGATCGATGCGCCCGGGCGATCAAGGCAACCCACTGAGGAGGGGACCAGTCGGGTGGGGGCACGATCCAGTGGGCACCGAGGATGGGGTGGGCGAGAGGGTCGTGGACCGTCCGAGCTATCCGTGCTGCGCGATCCACCGGATCGTTCGGCGCGGCGACTCCGTCGTCGAACTGTCCGGCGCCCACCTGCAAGTACAGCCCGTCCATGACGTCCGACACGTGATCGGACGCTTGCAGCACAGTGGGTGCCCGCGATCTGTCGGAGTCGCGAAGTTCGGGGAATCGGCGGAGCAGGGCGTGGTGTAGATCTTTGATGCGGTAGAGCAGGATCCGGGCGCGTATCCATGTCTCGATCAACACCGACACGGCACCGATCGACATGATCAACGCACCCAGTGTGAGCACCCCGCGGTTGGGTTCCGCACCGAGAATCACTGCGATGGCGATCGACAGCGGTGCCACAGCACCGAGACAATAAAGGGCAACCGCACGCCCGATCGGCGTGCGGGCGATTACCCGAACCCCGGCCGCGATCACGGCGGCGAACGCCGGCAGCACCGCGCACCATCCGGCCACCGGGTTCCAGAGCGAGCCAGCCATCGCACCGGCTGTGGACACCGCGATGACGACGGCGCACGTTCGGTACCACCGCCGCAGAAGTGTCGGCCATGCTCTGATGGCGATCACCATCGACGCTCCGGCCCCGCCGGCCCAGCACATCGCCAACGCTGCAGCCGCATTGTCGCGGCCGAGCGTGGCGGCGACGTCGTCGATGGCCACCGTCTGGGCCGCCGCTGTGCACACCATGGCCAGGACCATGCAGATCCGAACCGTGGTGGCAGGTCGCACGACCATTCGGCCCACTCGTGCACCGGCCGCAAGCCAGACCACCAGTGCTGCAATCCACGCCATGTCAGCCCAACGCCTGGTCGAAAGAGACGATCGATCGAGCTGCGCCTCGGGTGTTCGCACGACGCAATCGCTGCAGCAACTGCCCGGCGAAGGCCTCCGCTTCCCATTCGTCGTCGTTGTCGGCACCGTCCACCACGGCCGATTGCAACGTGCGTTCGCTCAGCAAGTACGCCAACAGCTCTTCGCTGACGGCGCGCAGGGAACTCTCGACGGGTATGCCGTCGTGCCGAAAGACGATGTGGCCCAGTTCGTGGGCAAGCGTGCGATCGTAATTCGGAAGGTCTATACCGATCACGATCACATCGCGATCGGGGTAGGCGCGGCGCTGCCCACACACCCCCGGCGGCAGGACTGCGCCCTCGATGACGATCGGCCGCCTGCGTTCGCGGGCGATCGCCTCGATCACGCCGTCGAGCGTGGACCGATCGGCATCCGCTGCAATTTCGCAGACCACGTCCACGGCCGCCGAGATCCGACGGTGTGAGCGCGTCACGAGAAAATCTCCCCGCGAGCTCGATCGAGACGCACCTGCTGCGCGCGGGCTCCCCTGGCGCTGATGACACCTGCTCCGGCTCCGGCGAGCATCAGACCCACGACTCCGCCTGCCACCGCGCGTGCGTCCAACAGACCGGACGACGCGGTGAGTTCGGTATCCGGATCAGGACCGTTCGCACCGGGACCCGATGCGCCGGGACCGGACGCGGACGACGACGGAGAGGCCGCACTGGTCGACGCCGGGCCGGCCGGTTCTGTCGACGGCGCGGTCGAGGAAGACGCCGCCGCCGTCCCCTCGTCCTCGACATCGGGTACATCGAGGCCGGCTCCTGGCGGGACACCGCCTGCACCGCCGACAGGCGGAACGGCTGCAGGCAGCCCGGCTGCAGGAGGAACGGCTGCAGGAGGCCCGTCGACCACCCCGGACGTCGGCGTGCGTGACGGCTGCGAGCGAGTCGACGACTGTTCCGACTCCGTGGTGGGTTCGTGGGTGGGTCGTGGGCGTCTCGACGACGAGGTGCTCGACGCTGCTGCTGTGGTCGAGGTCGCCGACGTGGTGGTGGACGACGTGGTGGATTCGGTGGTCGTCGAATCATCCACCGTGGTGGTGACATCGGTACTGGTGGGGGCGGGGTGATGGCACGCGTGCAGATTTCCGATACAGATCGGATACGCCGACGAGACGCCGGCCCCGGTGCCGATCATGACGCCACCGACCGTCGCGGCTCCCGCCGCCACTGTCAGCGCCGCGACACGCCACCTGGCCCCAATGCTCATTCGCTGTCCCCGATTGTCGTTCGTTTCGAGCCGGCAGCCAGGATCGGCACGCCACTGCATCGAGTATCGGCCTCGCCGGGCAGAAGTCGAATGCTCACGACGTGCTGTAGAGCAGCAACCGCGCCCGGACCCGGGCGTCGACGTCCACTGCACCGTGCCCGGAACGCATTAAGGCTTGATACAAACGCGCCCGGTACTGACTTTCGCTCAAACCGAAGCAGACGAAGATCTCCGAAGCATCCGCACCGCCGTACGGCTCCCAGCGAGCCGCGAACGTGATCAATGCTTCGTCGCGGTTGTCAGCCATCGAAGCGACCCGCATGCGTCTCCAACAGATCAGCGGGCGACGTACGGAAACGACTACCACCGAGCAGCGCGTGAGCTGTCCCGATCGTGCCGATTGCGGTCACTCCCGCCACGATCCCCAGCATCGGCTGGGCGAATATCCAACCCAACGCCGTGAATCCTGCGAGCAACGCTGCCACCACACCGACGACGGACACCGCCCGGAAGCTCGCGCTGTCGATAACAGCAAGATTCTCGGCTCTGCTCCATGCACTCGTCACCATGCCCCCGTCCTTCACATTCGACTAGCGAGCAGCGTACCCAAACTGCCCGAAGTCAGCAATTTTCTAGTTATCCATCCGGGGAGAGCGGCACCGCAGCAGCGGTCTGCCGACTGGACGGGCAGCACACGGAAACGCCCGCTTTTCGTACGCGAGCCGACGTTACGTTGCCTCACTCGACTCGCCCGCTGCCGTTCACCGAGACAATCGGTATCAACGCAGTTCAGATCGCACTTTTCGAAGCGGAGGCATACCTCCGCAGCGGACCACCCGCGACGCCGGCCGTACTCACCGGACTCCCGCGCCATCGGATCCGTCACGGCCGCCGACACCGATCGAGTGGAGTTGCGAGAATCACAATTGGTAACGGGAAAATAGCTGCGGCGATGGAGCAGACGTGAAAGCCGTATCGACACCCCACGCCTCGGTGCCCGTCGTCGCTCAGCGAAGAGAGGCGCGAAAAGTGCTGGCGGCAGTCCTGCTACTGCTGATCGTATCGGCTCTCACCGGAATAGGAACGACGCTCGACTCGTTCTCGGTACCCGACGTCGAGCAGTCGTGGACGACGGTGAGCGGACTGTTCGCGTCCATCGTCTTCTCGATCGTGGGTACGGTCGCGACCAGACCTGTGCACATCGGACGCGTGCAGCTCGACTCGACCGTCGTGTGGGCTGCGTTTGCAGGCCTGTTCGGCATCGCCTTCCAGGTGCACACGGCTCTCCGCATGAGCGCAGTTGCCTCGATACTCGTTCTCGCCGTGTACATCCGAACTATGCACCGAGCCTCGATCGCACGGGTTCAGTGTTCGGTACTGGCACTGGCCGTGGCCGGTTCGCTTGCCCTCGGTGAAGCCGCGAGTTCGCCGAGCGAGGTCATCGTCGCCCTCTTCTGCGTGGTCGCGTTCACCGAAGTACTGGGGTCGGCCGGAGCAAGTCTTCGCTCGGCGGCGTTGCGCGACCCACTGACGGGGGTGTTCAACCGCACGGGTGCCGAGCACGGGTTCGCCCGTCTCACAGCGCAACTGCGCCGAAGTACAGACCGCGTCGCGATCATTGCTTTCGACATCGACAACTTCAAGGATCTCAACGACAACTACGGGCATGCAGCCGGTGACCGGGCCCTTGCAGAGCTCGCTCTCTCGTGGTCCTCACGCGCGCCGTCGCGATCGATCCTCGGACGTGTGGGCGGCGACGAGTTCGTCCTCATCACCCCGATCTCGAACCACGCCGAGGCCAGGCAGTTGGCCGAAACCATGGTTGCCAGCCAATCGGTCTCTGCCTCTTACGGTTTGGCTGTCTCGACGCCCAAAGACAAACCGTTCGAGACTTTGCTGGCCGACGCCGATGCCGATCTGTATCGGTACAAGCGCCGACCGAACGGAGAGGTCGGGTCGCCGCGGAACTCGGCCGGACCCCACCGCCTCCCGTGCAGCGGGCCCAGTGTTCACTTCGGCCCGCAGTTGTGAATGCCCAGTGGCAGCGTGCGCTCGGCGCACACCGGGGAACACACGAGATCTCGGACGTCACCGCCCGCTTACGCGCACACGGCGTGACCGCGGATACCGTCCTTGCCGTGCTGTCCGACCCGAACCGTTTCCTGAACGCATTCGAGCACGATGGACCCGGGTGGACGCACCGGTACGGCGGGCCCGTCGGTGCCGCACTCATCGCGTCGGAACTTGCTCACTACCTCAGGAGCAGGCAGCGCGCAGCAGAGCGCCTCCGGCTCGACCTCATTGCCGAGATGGCTTCCAGCGTCGCTACGCGCCCCGACCACCGATGGGCACGGCCGGGACTTCACCTCGTCGATCCGGGGACGGACCCCGACGAAATACCCCTATCGGGGTCCACCTAGGGCGCTGCTCCTCGATCCGCGCTCGGGCCACCGGTCAGGTGAACCCGCGCAGCAGAGTGTCCACGGTCGCGTCGAGCAGATCCTCGGTCGGGACGCCGTCGAGCAGGTCGCCGGTGGCCAGCATCGCGAGTCCGTGCACGCTCGCGAAGGCAACGCGCGCGAGGATCTCGGGTGGAGCCTCGGTGATCACACCGGCAGCGATGGCTTCGCTGAGCAATGCCTCGGTGGCGGTCATACTTTCGTGCGCAACGCTTTTCAGCTTCTCGCTGGCGTCGGGATGATGCTTGGTGCTGTACATGACGTCCAGCAACTCCGGGTGTTCGACGGCGAATCCGAGGTAGGCGCGAGCGACTGCACGGAACCGAGCCATCAGCTCACCGGGTCCCGTTGCCGCTGCGACCATCCGGCGGTTCAGTTCCTCGAAACCGTGCAGAGCCAGCGCATCCAACAGCGCTTGCTTGTCGCGGAAGTGACGCGCCGGGGCACCGTGACTGACGCCGACATCTCTGGCCAGCTGCCGAAGGGACAACGCATCGACTCCGCCGTGCGCGATGCTCCGTTCGGCCTCGTCGAGCAACACTTTACGCAGGTCACCGTGGTGGTAGCGCTCCGTTGCCATGAGCTCACCCTAGGCGATGTTGACGTTGACAACAATGCTGACACTGCCTACATTGGCTGCCATGACTTCCACAGCGCTCATCACCGGAGCAAGTTCGGGCCTCGGCGAGGAATTCGCCACCCGCTTCGCCGCACGCGGCGAGAACGTCGTCCTCGTGGCACGACGCACCGATCGGCTGAACACCCTGGCGCGGCGCATCGAAACCGAGCACGGCGTCACGGCCACCGTCGTGGCAATGGATCTTGGCGTCCCCGGCGTCGGCGAAGCTCTACGAACCACGTTGACAGACAGGGGAATCACTCCCACCACCCTCGTCAACAATGCAGGCTTCGGAACGCACGGAAGGTTCACCGACGAGGATCCCGAGCGCGTCGCCGCCGAGATCGCGCTGAACGTGAGCGCGCTGGTCGACCTGACGCACGCATTTCTGCCGAACCTCACCGGCGCGCTGATCAACATCGCAAGCACCGCTGCGTACCAACCCACCCCCAACATGGCCGTCTACGGTGCAACGAAGGCCTTCGTCCTCAACTTCACCGAAGCGTTGGCCTTCGAGCACCGCGCGTCGTCGCTGAAGATTCTCGCGCTCTCCCCCGGCCCCACGCGCACCGAGTTCTTCGACGTCGTGGGGTCGAAAGACGCCGCGGTTGGCAACTTCCAGACCTCCGAGCAGGTGGTCTCGACGGCTATGCGCGCGTTGGATTCTCGCCGCACCCCCGCCAGCATCGTCTCCGGTTTGTCCAACAAGATCAGCGCCGGCGGTGTGCGTTTGGCCCCACGATCGTTGGCCGCGAAGATCAGTGGTCGCCTGCTGAAAGCCTGAGACCGGTCAACCGCGGGTACGACGCGAATCGATCACTCCCGTGTCGAATCCGGCCAGATGCAGTCCTCCGTGGAATCGGGCGTGTTCGATCTTCAGGCACCGATCCATGACGACGTTCAACCCCGCGGCCTCCCCGTCGCGTGCCACCTGCTCGTGCCACAATCCGAGCTGTAGCCAGATCGTCTTCGCCTGCGCTGCAATCGCTTCGGAGAGAACGTCGGGCAAGTCGTCGTTCTTGCGGAACACGTCGACCAGATCCGGTGGCTTCGGTAGATCGGCGAGCGTCGGGTACACGGGTGTGCCCTCGATGTCGGTGACCGTCGGATTGACGAGGAATATCTCGTAGTTGCTCGTCGAGGACAGATACCGATTGACGAAACAGCTTGCTCGCGAGGGGTTCTTCGACGCTCCGACGATCGCGACGGTCTTCGTCTCACGCAGGATGCGTTGCCGCTGCGGCGCGGTCGGGCCCTGCCAGGTGCGTTCGCTCATGACCGCGCCTTTCCTGTTGCCAGTGTCAGGGCCTGATCCAGGTCCCACACAATGTCCTCGACGTCTTCGAGTCCCACGCTGATGCGAATCAGCTCGGGACCGACACCTGCGCCGCGCAGTTGCTCGTCGCTCAGTTGTCGGTGGGTGGTGCTGCCCGGGTGGATCACCAGCGTCCGCACGTCACCGATATTGGCGACGTGGCTGGCGACCTGGACGCTCTCGACGAACGTCTGCCCGGCCTCGCGGCCGCCGTCGATTCCGAAGGCAAACACCGCCCCG comes from the Rhodococcus sp. SBT000017 genome and includes:
- a CDS encoding IS110 family transposase — its product is MIFVGDDWAEDHHDIHVMDADGKRLTSRRLPEGLAGISGFHDVIASYAQAPAEVVVGIETDRGLWVSALAAAGYTVYAVNPLAAARYRDRHHVSGAKSDAGDAKLLADLVRTDRHNHRTIAGDSTSAEAIKVLARGHQNLIWSRNRQTNALRSSLREYYPAALEAFDSLHHGDAVAVLSRAASPAEASHLSAATIRSILKKAGRQRNIESRAEEIRVALRTDHLTAPPPVAAAFAATTRSAVALIAELNRQIVDLEAQLTRHFETHPDAAIYLSLPGIGVILGARVLGEFGDDVARYTNAKSRKNYAGTSPLTVASGKKRAVLARHIRNRRLYDAIDQWAFCALNQSPGARAFYDHHRAAGDLHHQALRALGNRLVGLLHGCLRHHTEYDEHTAWAHRTGQQPAAA
- a CDS encoding helix-turn-helix transcriptional regulator; translation: MPVEDGSFAARLNKLFDTVHPPGRRPHTNAEVAQGLADAGHRISKPYISQLRSGHRTNPSEETVTALARFFKVRADYFYDPVYQDAVDRDLEMLAQLRNQGLRRLSARAFDLSDESQSLLTSMAEKLRASEGLPAVPPDSTP
- a CDS encoding ImmA/IrrE family metallo-endopeptidase → MTRSHRRISAAVDVVCEIAADADRSTLDGVIEAIARERRRPIVIEGAVLPPGVCGQRRAYPDRDVIVIGIDLPNYDRTLAHELGHIVFRHDGIPVESSLRAVSEELLAYLLSERTLQSAVVDGADNDDEWEAEAFAGQLLQRLRRANTRGAARSIVSFDQALG
- a CDS encoding GGDEF domain-containing protein; its protein translation is MKAVSTPHASVPVVAQRREARKVLAAVLLLLIVSALTGIGTTLDSFSVPDVEQSWTTVSGLFASIVFSIVGTVATRPVHIGRVQLDSTVVWAAFAGLFGIAFQVHTALRMSAVASILVLAVYIRTMHRASIARVQCSVLALAVAGSLALGEAASSPSEVIVALFCVVAFTEVLGSAGASLRSAALRDPLTGVFNRTGAEHGFARLTAQLRRSTDRVAIIAFDIDNFKDLNDNYGHAAGDRALAELALSWSSRAPSRSILGRVGGDEFVLITPISNHAEARQLAETMVASQSVSASYGLAVSTPKDKPFETLLADADADLYRYKRRPNGEVGSPRNSAGPHRLPCSGPSVHFGPQL
- a CDS encoding TetR/AcrR family transcriptional regulator — its product is MATERYHHGDLRKVLLDEAERSIAHGGVDALSLRQLARDVGVSHGAPARHFRDKQALLDALALHGFEELNRRMVAAATGPGELMARFRAVARAYLGFAVEHPELLDVMYSTKHHPDASEKLKSVAHESMTATEALLSEAIAAGVITEAPPEILARVAFASVHGLAMLATGDLLDGVPTEDLLDATVDTLLRGFT
- a CDS encoding SDR family oxidoreductase produces the protein MTSTALITGASSGLGEEFATRFAARGENVVLVARRTDRLNTLARRIETEHGVTATVVAMDLGVPGVGEALRTTLTDRGITPTTLVNNAGFGTHGRFTDEDPERVAAEIALNVSALVDLTHAFLPNLTGALINIASTAAYQPTPNMAVYGATKAFVLNFTEALAFEHRASSLKILALSPGPTRTEFFDVVGSKDAAVGNFQTSEQVVSTAMRALDSRRTPASIVSGLSNKISAGGVRLAPRSLAAKISGRLLKA
- a CDS encoding CoA-binding protein encodes the protein MSERTWQGPTAPQRQRILRETKTVAIVGASKNPSRASCFVNRYLSSTSNYEIFLVNPTVTDIEGTPVYPTLADLPKPPDLVDVFRKNDDLPDVLSEAIAAQAKTIWLQLGLWHEQVARDGEAAGLNVVMDRCLKIEHARFHGGLHLAGFDTGVIDSRRTRG